A part of Arachis hypogaea cultivar Tifrunner chromosome 12, arahy.Tifrunner.gnm2.J5K5, whole genome shotgun sequence genomic DNA contains:
- the LOC112727468 gene encoding glycosyltransferase BC10: MLSSPILVSLTFFISLPLVLLFSPQFLTTSYLPFTSDTHDHTLFRRASVTAAHTTTTTTTNNPKIAFLFLTNSNLSFAPLWEKFFSGHRHLFNIYIHADPSSTVADPGGVFRRRFIPSKKTNRASPSLISAARRLLASALIDDPHNQYFALVSQHCVPLLSFQFVYSYLFCNSIHSSFIEILSNETNLYDRYVARGENAMLPEVPYEEFRVGSQFFVLTRKHAAVVVRDKKLWRKFRLPCVTEEPCYPEEHYFPTLLSMEDRKGCTGFTLTRVNWTGCWDGHPHLYTPSEVSPGLIRRLRVSNSSYPFLFARKFSPECLAPLMEIADDVIFRD; encoded by the coding sequence ATGTTGTCATCGCCCATACTTGTCTCCCTCACTTTCTTCATTTCCCTCCCTCTCGTCCTCCTCTTCTCCCCACAATTCCTCACCACCTCTTACCTCCCCTTCACCTCCGACACTCACGACCACACCCTCTTCCGCCGCGCCAGCGTCACCGCTGctcacaccaccaccaccaccaccacaaacaACCCCAAAATTGCCTTCCTCTTCCTCACAAACTCCAACCTCTCCTTTGCCCCCTTGTGGGAGAAATTCTTCTCCGGGCATCGCCATCTCTTCAACATCTACATCCACGCGGACCCGTCCTCCACCGTCGCCGATCCTGGCGGCGTCTTTCGACGCCGCTTCATCCCTTCCAAGAAAACCAACCGCGCCTCGCCTTCCCTCATATCTGCCGCCCGCCGCCTCTTGGCATCCGCCCTCATCGACGATCCCCACAACCAATATTTCGCCCTCGTCTCCCAACACTGTGTTCCTCTCTTGTCTTTTCAATTCGTTTACAGTTACTTATTTTGCAACTCAATCCACTCCAGTTTCATAGAGATACTCTCCAACGAGACCAACCTGTATGACAGGTATGTAGCTCGTGGAGAAAACGCCATGCTGCCGGAAGTGCCGTACGAGGAGTTCCGGGTCGGGTCACAGTTCTTTGTCCTGACCCGGAAGCATGCGGCGGTTGTGGTGAGGGACAAGAAGCTGTGGAGGAAGTTCCGGCTTCCATGCGTGACAGAGGAGCCATGTTACCCAGAGGAGCACTACTTTCCGACGCTGCTGTCCATGGAGGACAGGAAGGGGTGCACCGGATTCACACTCACAAGGGTTAATTGGACCGGTTGCTGGGACGGGCATCCTCATCTGTATACGCCGTCGGAGGTATCGCCGGGGCTCATTCGCCGGCTAAGAGTGTCAAATTCGAGCTACCCGTTCCTCTTCGCGAGAAAGTTCTCGCCGGAGTGTCTCGCGCCGCTTATGGAAATCGCTGATGATGTCATTTTCCGGGACTGA